A genomic segment from Candidatus Methanomethylicota archaeon encodes:
- the dcd gene encoding dCTP deaminase, protein MPTRDQYRFLGKDEIRRLIEERSLRVEPLLTDKQITAVGIDLRLDSRFRRFREYIHGMLDITEEVFEEEVYEFIETKISRKAIKEENKEKIYLNIEPLILQPKEFIIAQTFEYVVLPNNLIGFLDGRSSLARRGLMIHATAGSIEPGFHGRITLELGNIGKIPLKIYPLTRIANLHLAMISNLEEGYRGQFNFQVRMKPPKPDEDLLRLLGKDLR, encoded by the coding sequence ATGCCTACCAGGGACCAATATAGGTTCCTAGGTAAAGATGAGATTCGTCGTTTAATTGAGGAGAGATCATTAAGAGTAGAGCCTCTACTTACAGATAAGCAGATCACAGCAGTAGGCATAGACCTTCGTTTAGACTCACGTTTTCGTCGTTTTCGTGAATATATACATGGGATGTTGGATATCACCGAAGAGGTCTTTGAAGAGGAAGTGTATGAATTTATTGAAACTAAGATAAGCAGGAAAGCTATAAAAGAAGAAAATAAAGAGAAGATTTACTTGAATATAGAGCCCCTCATTTTACAGCCTAAAGAATTCATCATAGCACAGACATTTGAATATGTAGTTCTGCCTAATAATTTAATAGGGTTTTTAGATGGACGTAGTTCTCTTGCTAGAAGAGGATTAATGATACATGCAACAGCTGGATCCATCGAGCCAGGCTTTCATGGGCGCATAACCTTAGAATTAGGGAATATTGGTAAGATCCCATTAAAAATTTACCCACTCACAAGGATAGCGAATCTACACCTAGCAATGATCTCTAATTTAGAAGAGGGATATCGAGGACAGTTCAATTTTCAAGTAAGAATGAAACCTCCTAAACCTGATGAAGATCTTCTCAGGTTACTGGGAAAGGACTTA